In the genome of Pieris rapae chromosome 6, ilPieRapa1.1, whole genome shotgun sequence, one region contains:
- the LOC110992401 gene encoding short coiled-coil protein homolog — MSSIIQRDDNIPLADDDPQVIISDEVDNNRLDHGRSMDSLPSSYTGSSSPGLNGPPSFEPDSGIDEQEEKARLISQVLELQNTLDDLSQRVDSVKEENLKLRSENQVLGQYIENLMSASSVFQSTTPAKQ; from the exons ATGTCATCAATTATTCAACGAGACGACAACATTCCACTAGCCGACGATGATCCTCAAGTAATTATTAGCGATGAAGTTGATAATAATCGATTGGACCACGGAAGATCCATGGACTCTTTACCGAGCTCTTATACGGGATCTTCAAGTCCAGGATTGAATGGTCCCCCAAGTTTTGAACCTGATTCAGGAATTGATGAACAAGAAGAAAAAGCTCGGCTCATCTCCCAAGTTTTGGAGTTACAGAATACTTTAGATG ATTTGTCACAAAGAGTGGACTCCGTTAAGGAAGAGAATTTGAAACTGCGTTCAGAAAATCAAGTGCTAGgtcaatatattgaaaatctcATGTCTGCATCTTCTGTCTTTCAATCAACAACACCTGCAAAAcagtga
- the LOC110992406 gene encoding protein Spindly isoform X1, with the protein MNNSVIFNKSELAGEKLNEAYVLLKKRYDTLFYNLNAKKQDLADIRRSYQTALGVESQLNADLETYHIEEEKRKKELLSRVAILQEKKASLKLESAEVNEQNNVEIKKLEQENSLLREDKPVAFYQLPKCDTKEIDEIRNKLSSATTDSVVAKATLEESKCEISSWQSKIEELVLEITELRAGTDICREEKHEAKEREAFALAELAAAKAMLHQVHSIDLEPHATKGNSVFAEVEDKRQDMAKNLIQMKQTNARLRRDLANKQAEAEALIHEKQTIWIQQAGATSEYDRELIESYEDRIAKLEAKCENQWSEINQGLSKLCEFSYWQPGIIVHLKTDREQLRANVLAKGAAQLANAAQIRELRRMVTLHTIDTNKQSSQLDWTDKIINCTDRQYSKSDMKKIK; encoded by the exons ATGAATAATTccgtaatttttaataaatcagaaTTAGCAGGTGAAAAATTGAATGAAGCTTATGTACTTCTCAAAAAACGATACGATACccttttttacaatttaaatgctAAAAAGCAAGATTTGGCTGATATAAGAAGAAGTTATCAAACCGCACTCGGAGTAGAAAGTCAACTGAATGCTGATCTAGAAACTTACCACATAGAAGAAGAAAAACGTAAAAAAGAACTGCTGTCTCGCGTAGCAATTCTTCAGGAAAAAAAAGCGTCGTTGAAATTGGAATCTGCAGAAGTAAACGAACAAAACAacgttgaaattaaaaaattagaacAAGAAAATTCTCTTCTCAGGGAAGATAAACCTGTAGCATTTTATCAATTACCGAAATGTGATACCAAGGAAATTGATGAAATTCGTAACAAATTGTCCTCTGCAACAACTGATTCAGTAGTAGCTAAAGCTACACTTGAAGAATCCAAATGCGAAATTTCTTCATGGCAATCAAAGATTGAAGAATTAGTTTTAGAAATAACTGAATTACGTGCAGGCACTGATATATGTCGAGAGGAAAAGCATGAAGCTAAAGAGAGAGAAGCTTTTGCCTTAGCTGAACTTGCAGCAGCCAAGGCGATGCTTCATCAAGTTCATTCTATTGATCTAGAGCCCCATG CCACAAAAGGAAATTCTGTATTTGCAGAAGTTGAAGACAAAAGACAGGATATGGCTAAAAATCTTATTCAaatgaaacaaacaaatgCAAGA CTTCGCCGGGATTTAGCTAATAAACAAGCAGAGGCAGAAGCTCTTATTCATGAGAAGCAAACAATTTGGATCCAACAAGCTGGTGCTACCTCTGAATATGATCGAGAACTTattg aaaGCTATGAAGATCGAATTGCTAAGCTGGAAGCAAAATGTGAAAATCAGTGGAGTGAAATAAATCAAGGTTTATCTAAACTGTGTGAATTCTCATATTGGCAACCTGGAATTATTGTCCAtttaaa AACAGATCGGGAACAACTTCGCGCTAATGTATTAGCTAAAGGGGCTGCACAGTTAGCCAATGCCGCGCAAATCCGTGAACTGCGCAGAATGGTGACCCTACATACCATagatacaaataaacaatcaTCTCAACTGGATTGGActgacaaaattataaattgcacAGATCGGCAATACTCAAAAAGTgacatgaaaaaaataaaatga
- the LOC110992406 gene encoding protein Spindly isoform X2 — translation MNNSVIFNKSELAGEKLNEAYVLLKKRYDTLFYNLNAKKQDLADIRRSYQTALGVESQLNADLETYHIEEEKRKKELLSRVAILQEKKASLKLESAEVNEQNNVEIKKLEQENSLLREDKPVAFYQLPKCDTKEIDEIRNKLSSATTDSVVAKATLEESKCEISSWQSKIEELVLEITELRAGTDICREEKHEAKEREAFALAELAAAKAMLHQVHSIDLEPHATKGNSVFAEVEDKRQDMAKNLIQMKQTNARLRRDLANKQAEAEALIHEKQTIWIQQAGATSEYDRELIESYEDRIAKLEAKCENQWSEINQGLSKLCEFSYWQPGIIVHLKSGTTSR, via the exons ATGAATAATTccgtaatttttaataaatcagaaTTAGCAGGTGAAAAATTGAATGAAGCTTATGTACTTCTCAAAAAACGATACGATACccttttttacaatttaaatgctAAAAAGCAAGATTTGGCTGATATAAGAAGAAGTTATCAAACCGCACTCGGAGTAGAAAGTCAACTGAATGCTGATCTAGAAACTTACCACATAGAAGAAGAAAAACGTAAAAAAGAACTGCTGTCTCGCGTAGCAATTCTTCAGGAAAAAAAAGCGTCGTTGAAATTGGAATCTGCAGAAGTAAACGAACAAAACAacgttgaaattaaaaaattagaacAAGAAAATTCTCTTCTCAGGGAAGATAAACCTGTAGCATTTTATCAATTACCGAAATGTGATACCAAGGAAATTGATGAAATTCGTAACAAATTGTCCTCTGCAACAACTGATTCAGTAGTAGCTAAAGCTACACTTGAAGAATCCAAATGCGAAATTTCTTCATGGCAATCAAAGATTGAAGAATTAGTTTTAGAAATAACTGAATTACGTGCAGGCACTGATATATGTCGAGAGGAAAAGCATGAAGCTAAAGAGAGAGAAGCTTTTGCCTTAGCTGAACTTGCAGCAGCCAAGGCGATGCTTCATCAAGTTCATTCTATTGATCTAGAGCCCCATG CCACAAAAGGAAATTCTGTATTTGCAGAAGTTGAAGACAAAAGACAGGATATGGCTAAAAATCTTATTCAaatgaaacaaacaaatgCAAGA CTTCGCCGGGATTTAGCTAATAAACAAGCAGAGGCAGAAGCTCTTATTCATGAGAAGCAAACAATTTGGATCCAACAAGCTGGTGCTACCTCTGAATATGATCGAGAACTTattg aaaGCTATGAAGATCGAATTGCTAAGCTGGAAGCAAAATGTGAAAATCAGTGGAGTGAAATAAATCAAGGTTTATCTAAACTGTGTGAATTCTCATATTGGCAACCTGGAATTATTGTCCAtttaaa ATCGGGAACAACTTCGCGCTAA
- the LOC110992407 gene encoding 39S ribosomal protein L19, mitochondrial produces MSLVFYIRACMSLLPEKVENINATEEEMTRTGRRPRSQNPMLEYRHIYPEFLPDPNPNWRNSLREKLERADMLERRKQIDIPEFYVGSILAVTISDPHAQGKTNRFVGICIERKGCGLRAEFTLRNVVDHQGVEVCYELYDPTIQTIQVLRLEKRLDDKLFYLRDALPEYSTFPIDMDPEILPEGTTVPVNPVQVKLKPRPWLERWERQELKGVSNIEEHLKEKDRVRRELRKTPWEKYDLMKQYRKTVPIEDQNEIWGEVYNQLQQMRMSTKKTARKRVITAPKSQLG; encoded by the exons atgtcTCTTGTTTTCT atatacgTGCCTGTATGTCGTTGCTGCCTGAGAaagttgaaaatataaatgcaaCTGAAGAAGAAATGACTCGCACAGGACGACGACCGCGGTCGCAGAACCCAATGCTTGAATACAGGCATATTTATCCAGAATTTTTACCTGATCCTAACCCGAATTGGCGTAATAGTTTGAGAGAAAAACTTGAAAGAGCCGATATGCTTGAGAGAAGGAAGCAAATTGATATACCAGAATTCTATGTTG GTTCTATATTAGCAGTAACCATATCAGATCCACATGCACAGGGGAAAACAAACCGATTTGTAGGAATATGCATTGAACGTAAAGGTTGTGGTTTAAGGGCAGAGTTTACATTGAGAAATGTTGTGGATCATCAAGGTGTTgag GTATGTTATGAATTGTATGACCCTACAATACAGAcaattcaagtattacgtctTGAGAAGAGACTGGATGACAAGTTGTTTTATCTTAGAGATGCTCTCCCAGAATACAGCACATTTCCTATTGATATGGATCCTGAAATTTTACCAGAAGGAACTACAGTACCAGTTAATCCAGTTCag gtaaaattaaaaccaaGACCATGGCTGGAAAGATGGGAAAGGCAGGAACTGAAAGGTGTATCCAATATTGAAGAAcacttaaaagaaaaagatagAGTAAGAAGAGAATTAAGAAAGACTCCGTGGGAAAAATATGACCTCATGAAACAGTACCG aaaaaccgTACCGATCGAAGACCAAAATGAAATATGGGGCGAAGTTTACAATCAATTACAGCAAATGAGAATgtctacaaaaaaaactgcTCGGAAACGCGTAATTACCGCACCCAAGTCCCAGCTTGGATAA